A genomic segment from Micropterus dolomieu isolate WLL.071019.BEF.003 ecotype Adirondacks linkage group LG03, ASM2129224v1, whole genome shotgun sequence encodes:
- the gem gene encoding GTP-binding protein GEM: protein MLSSVRRHSLRLQTELHRWSVCDPGSHLLPDSFLARVPACISRSKSCTSSAGESDGSRGSWSSSDSVISTDSTGEPTELGGPYRVVLLGASGVGKTAFASIFAGAADSMDSDDCELCGDEVCEKTIEVDGEPAAITLLDTWDAETDGEWAQERYMQTGDAYLLLYSVTDRASFLRASELRITLRRFRPAQHTPIILVGNKCDLVRRREVSVSEGRACAAVFDCKFIETSAAMQHNVWDAFHGIVRQLRLRRDSKEANKRRRHRSCKTRRESLPMKAKRFLDKVVAKNNPNVAFWLKSKSCHDLSVL from the exons ATGCTGTCCAGTGTCCGCCGGCACAGCCTCCGCCTGCAGACCGAGCTCCACCGGTGGAGCGTGTGCGACCCCGGCAGTCACCTGCTCCCGGACAGCTTTCTAGCCCGGGTGCCCGCCTGCATCTCCCGCTCCAAGTCCTGCACCAGCTCCGCCGGGGAGTCGGACGGGAGCCGCGGGAGCTGGTCGTCATCGGACTCTGTCATCTCCACAGACTCCACCGGAGAGCCGACGGAACTCGGGGGCCCGTACCGGGTGGTGCTGTTGGGGGCCAGCGGTGTCGGCAAAACGGCCTTTGCCAGCATCTTCGCTGGGGCAGCGGATAGCATGGACAGTGATGACTGCGAGCTATGTGGGG ATGAAGTGTGTGAAAAGACAATTGAAGTTGATGGAGAGCCAGCAGCTATAACTCTGCTTGACACATGGGATGCAGAG ACTGATGGCGAATGGGCTCAAGAGCGCTACATGCAGACAGGCGATGCCTACCTGTTGCTGTACTCTGTAACTGACAGGGCCTCATTCCTGCGAGCCTCGGAGCTCCGGATAACCCTGCGCCGCTTTCGTCCGGCCCAGCACACACCAATCATCCTGGTGGGGAACAAATGTGACCTGGTGCGACGCAGAGAGGTGTCAGTCAGTG AGGGTCGTGcctgtgctgcagtgtttgacTGCAAGTTTATCGAAACCTCGGCTGCCATGCAGCACAATGTCTGGGATGCTTTTCATGGCATAGTGCGACAGCTGCGTCTACGCCGAGACTCCAAGGAAGCCAACAAGCGTCGCAGGCACAGAAGCTGTAAAACACGCAGAGAGAGCCTTCCTATGAAAGCCAAACGTTTCCTCGACAAGGTGGTGGCAAAAAACAATCCCAACGTGGCTTTCTGGCTAAAATCTAAGTCCTGCCATGATCTCTCTGTGCTgtag
- the cdh17 gene encoding cadherin-17 — MTPMVHLLLLPLLFSITVGRNLEEKKGLFKNTDLDVPEGTPVPYPMHQFQVTHPGVNNFRLSGEGMTDIKISKDGWLYLEKPLDWSRNDHYMLMVEALEDNEVVEGPIELIIHVVDINNNAPYFNESDYTAVVRENNPAGVPFTRVFAMDHDDPQTPNAHLSYSIVSQIPNKHNVILFQIDPNTGVISTTEEGQHALKAREGIQYGRGEDRSIDALKTKFNDYCSMQQVPYEENPFFTCVERAEMRRRNVNPLEDPDFTLTVRVQDLGGASETALSGHARVHIVVQQNLWVNPGPITIKENLKETYPMVIAKVQSNDPDAVYTLVQKERELKFPFQITEDGEIHLTEELDREDKDMYILVVMADNNGKQVDPPMEIQVLVEDVNDNKPVCENEESIFEVQEDEPVGSLIGKLLAHDNDEEGTLNAHLIYSILSQNPPTTPSVFTIDAASGRIQALRSLQRKVQQVYTLNVRVNDPVFSTECKVVIKVIDVNNEMPVFEKNDYGNHSLAEDTPVGHTVLTIRATDADDPDSGSSLIEFRISAGNDDDVFSVETDGNGIGHLVIVQPLDFESSPTRKLQIDARNPEPLMEGLKYGSESTTFVTVSLTDVDEAPEFSMDILDVTVPENITKGSVLLMVEAKDPEGKEIGFKLDGDTQGWLEIDAATGQIKTKDKLDRETLETFKVTVTAFEKENPEKSSERVVSVRLLDVNDNVPKLTESQAFICVAKNEPVIIKAEDGDSFPFSQPFTFTLSNGKKSPNWELKNIDGTTAHLILKKKTTEDKTFMLPINIKDNAGMGVTQAFQVRVCNCTVLGYCYMAPEERNLSYGLGTTIGILAGIIGFCIILFIIVIKSIEKANKKKALAEERNAMM, encoded by the exons ATGACACCCATGGTGCATCTGTTGTTGCTCCCACTCCTGTTCAGCATT ACTGTTGGAAGGAATCTGGAGGAAAAGAAAGGCCTATTTAAGAACACGGATCTGGATGTGCCAGAGGGGACACCTGTGCCATATCCCATGCATCAG TTTCAGGTGACCCATCCAGGTGTTAATAATTTCAGGCTGAGTGGGGAAGGTATGACAGACATTAAGATTTCAAAGGACGGGTGGCTGTACCTGGAGAAGCCTCTGGACTGGTCTAGAAATGACCATTACATGCTCATG GTGGAGGCTTTGGAAGATAATGAAGTTGTTGAGGGCCCAATTGAGTTGATCATACACGTGGTGGACATCAACAACAACGCTCCATACTTCAACGAGAGTGACTACACAGCTGTGGTTAGAGAAAACAATCCAGCAG GAGTCCCATTTACCCGCGTGTTTGCAATGGATCACGACGACCCACAGACTCCCAACGCTCATCTGAGTTACAGCATTGTCAGCCAGATCCCCAACAAACACAATGTCATCCTGTTCCAGATCGACCCTAACACTGGAGTGATATCCACCACAGAAGAAg GGCAACATGCGCTAAAGGCCAGAGAAGGCATCCAGTATGGCAGAGGAGAAGATCGGAGCATTGACGCTCTGAAGACAAAGTTTAATGATTACTGTTCAATGCAGCAGGTCCCCTATGAAGAAAACCCCTTCTTCACCTGTGTGGAAAGAGCAG aaatgaggaggaggaatgtGAACCCCCTGGAGGACCCAGACTTCACCCTGACTGTGCGCGTGCAGGACCTGGGAGGAGCGTCAGAAACCGCGCTGAGTGGACACGCCAGAGTGCACATTGTTGTGCAGCAAAACCTGTGGGTCAATCCCGGGCCGATAACCATTAAAGAGAACTTAAAGGAAACTTACCCTATGGTCATCGCGAAG GTCCAGTCTAATGATCCTGATGCTGTCTACACTTTAGTGCAGAAAGAGCGAGAGCTGAAATTCCCCTTCCAGATCACAGAAGATGGAGAAATACATCTGACGGAGGAGCTGGACAGAGAAGACAAGGACATG TACATCCTGGTGGTGATGGCGGATAACAATGGCAAACAGGTGGATCCACCCATGGAGATTCAAGTCTTGGTGGAGGACgtgaatgacaacaaaccagTGTGTGAAAATGAGGAGAGTATTTTTGAGGTGCAGGAGGATGAGCCAGTAG GCAGCCTGATAGGAAAGCTGTTGGCCCATGACAACGATGAAGAAGGCACACTGAATGCTCATCTGATTTACAGCATCCTGTCCCAGAATCCACCCACCACACCCAGCGTCTTCACCATTGACGCTGCTTCTGGAAGAATTCAGGCTCTGCGCTCCCTGCAGCGAAAAGTCCAGCAGGTGTATACTCTCAATGTCAGAGTCAACGACCCAG TTTTCAGCACAGAATGCAAGGTCGTCATCAAGGTCATTGACGTCAACAATGAGATGCCTGTGTTTGAGAAGAATGAC tatGGCAATCACTCTCTAGCAGAGGACACTCCTGTGGGTCACACAGTATTGACCATCAGAGCAACAGACGCTGATGACCCAGACAGTGGCAGCTCCCTTATCGAGTTCCGCATCTCCGCTGGCAACGACGATGACGTTTTTTCTGTGGAAACCGACGGCAATGGCATTGGTCATCTGGTCATAGTTCAG CCTCTGGACTTTGAGTCCTCTCCCACCCGCAAGCTCCAGATTGATGCTCGTAACCCAGAGCCGCTGATGGAAGGTCTTAAGTACGGCAGTGAATCAACAACCTTTGTCACTGTATCTCTCACTGATGTGGACGAGGCTCCAGAGTTCAGCATGGACATCCTGGATGTGACTGTGCCTGAAAACATCACCAAGGGATCTGTCCTGCTCATGGTGGAGGCAAAGGATCCAGAGGGAAAAGAGATcgg TTTTAAGTTGGATGGTGACACTCAGGGCTGGCTGGAGATCGATGCTGCCACAGGACAGATAAAGACCAAAGATAAGCTGGACAGAGAAACCCTGGAGACTTTCAAAGTCACCGTCACTGCATTTGAGAAGG AGAACCCGGAGAAGTCTTCAGAGCGTGTCGTGTCTGTGAGGCTGCTGGATGTGAATGACAACGTCCCCAAACTGACAGAGTCCCAGGCCTTCATCTGTGTGGCAAAAAATGAACCTGTCATCATCAAGGCCGAAGATGGAGACAGTTTCCCCTTCTCCCAGCCCTTCACTTTCACCTTGAGTAACGGCAAGAAATCTCCCAACTGGGAACTCAAGAACATTGACG GTACAACAGCTCACCTGATCCTGAAGAAAAAAACTACTGAAGATAAAACCTTCATGCTCCCCATTAACATTAAAGACAATGCAGGCATGGGAGTCACACAGGCGTTTCAGG TGAGAGTATGTAACTGCACAGTGCTGGGCTACTGCTACATGGCACCAGAGGAACGTAACTTGAGTTATGGATTGGGAACCACCATCGGGATCCTGGCTGGCATTATAGGATTCTGCA TTATTCTTTTCATCATAGTGATCAAATCCATAGAGAAGGCGAACAAGAAGAAAGCCTTGGCTGAAGAGAGAAACGCCATGATGTAG
- the LOC123968538 gene encoding pyruvate dehydrogenase [acetyl-transferring]-phosphatase 1, mitochondrial-like: MPVTSQLLRGLPRTKVLASSLLPCQQHQSRLGPITHRPASRRPSQSPQHSRSYQTTSVLRSYILSPPQVNSILKANEYSFKVPEFDGKNVSSVMGFESNQLPANAPIEDRRSAATCLQTRGMLLGVFDGHAGCACAQALSERLFYYIAVSLLPHDTLCELEAAVEAGRALSPILQWHKHPNDYFSREAQTLYFNSLRTYWQELIDLTSPGEVPDTREALINAFKRLDSDISLEAQVGDPNAFLHYWVLRVAFSGATACVAHIDGSDLYIANAGDARAVLGVQEEDGSFSAHTLSNDHSAQNEDEVARIRGEHPPSERKTVIRQDRLLGLLMPFRAFGDVKFKWSIELQKRVLESGPDQLHENEQTKFIPPNYHTPPYLTAEPEITYHKLRPQDRFLVIGSDGLWETLHRQEVVRIVGEYLTGVHQRQPLKVGGYRVTLGQMQGLLEERKARMSSTFEDQNSATHLMRHAVGNNEFGTVDHERLSKMLSLPEELARMYRDDITIIISQFNPHVIGAQRQEGQS, encoded by the exons ATGCCTGTGACATCTCAGCTGCTCAGGGGTTTGCCCCGCACCAAGGTCTTGGCCTCCAGTCTGTTACCATGCCAGCAACACCAGTCCCGGTTAGGGCCCATCACTCACCGACCTGCCTCAAGACGGCCCTCTCAGAGCCCCCAGCACTCAAGAAGTTACCAGACAACCTCAGTGCTCCGCAGCTACATCCTCTCTCCCCCGCAGGTCAACTCTATTCTAAAAGCCAACGAGTACAGCTTCAAG GTGCCAGAGTTTGATGGGAAAAATGTGTCATCAGTGATGGGTTTTGAGAGTAACCAGCTGCCAGCCAACGCTCCTATAGAAGACCGCCGAAGTGCAGCCACATGCCTGCAGACACGAGGAATGTTGCTGGGTGTGTTTGATGGCCACGCTGGCTGTGCCTGTGCACAG GCACTGAGTGAAAGGTTGTTTTACTACATAGCAGTGTCTCTGCTGCCCCACGACACACTGTGTGAGCTCGAGGCAGCGGTGGAGGCCGGCAGAGCCCTCAGTCCCATCCTGCAGTGGCACAAGCACCCCAACGACTATTTCAGCAGGGAGGCTCAGACACTCTACTTCAACAGCCTCCGAACCTACTGGCAAGAGTTAATAGATCTCACCAG CCCAGGCGAGGTTCCAGACACCCGCGAGGCATTGATAAATGCTTTCAAGAGGCTGGACAGTGACATTTCCCTGGAGGCTCAG GTTGGAGACCCGAATGCTTTCCTGCACTACTGGGTCCTGAGAGTGGCCTTTTCTGGAGCAACTGCCTGTGTGGCTCACATCGATGGATCAGACCT GTATATAGCCAATGCAGGAGATGCTCGGGCAGTGTTGGGGGTCCAGGAGGAGGATGGTTCATTCAGTGCTCACACACTCTCTAATGACCACAGTGCCCAGAATGAGGATGAGGTTGCCCGGATACGTGGTGAACACCCTCCATCAGAGAGGAAGACAGTTATACGACAG GACCGGTTGCTTGGCCTCCTCATGCCATTCCGAGCATTTGGGGATGTGAAGTTCAAGTGGAGTATTGAACTGCAAAAGCGTGTGTTGGAGTCTGGACCTGATCAGCTCCATGAGAACGAGCAAACCAAGTTTATCCCTCCAAACTACCACACACCCCCTTACCTGACCGCTGAGCCTGAGATCACGTACCACAAACTGCGGCCACAGGATCGCTTCCTG GTGATTGGCTCTGACGGCCTCTGGGAGACactccacagacaggaagtggttCGTATTGTGGGGGAGTATTTAACAGGGGTGCACCAGCGGCAGCCCCTCAAAGTTGGAGGCTACAGGGTCACCCTGGGACAGATGCAGGGGTTGCTGGAAGAGAGAAAGGCGCGCATGTCTTCAACTTTCGAGGATCAGAACTCAGCAACCCACCTGATGCGCCACGCGGTGGGAAACAACGAGTTTGGCACAGTTGACCACGAGAGGCTGTCGAAAATGCTGTCGCTGCCTGAGGAGTTGGCTCGCATGTACCGCGATGACATCACCATTATCATCTCTCAGTTTAACCCTCATGTGATTGGTGCACAGAGACAGGAAGGGCAGTCCTGA
- the LOC123968539 gene encoding pyruvate dehydrogenase [acetyl-transferring]-phosphatase 1, mitochondrial-like, whose product MPVTSQLLRGLPRTKVLASSLLPCQQHQSRLGPITHRPASRRPSQSPQHSRSYQTTSVLRSYILSPPQVNSILKANEYSFKVPEFDGKNVSSVMGFESNQLPANAPIEDRRSAATCLQTRGMLLGVFDGHAGCACAQALSERLFYYIAVSLLPHDTLCELEAAVEAGRALSPILQWHKHPNDYFSREAQTLYFNSLRTYWQELIDLTR is encoded by the exons ATGCCTGTGACATCTCAGCTGCTCAGGGGTTTGCCCCGCACCAAGGTCTTGGCCTCCAGTCTGTTACCATGCCAGCAACACCAGTCCCGGTTAGGGCCCATCACTCACCGACCTGCCTCAAGACGGCCCTCTCAGAGCCCCCAGCACTCAAGAAGTTACCAGACAACCTCAGTGCTCCGCAGCTACATCCTCTCTCCCCCGCAGGTCAACTCTATTCTAAAAGCCAACGAGTACAGCTTCAAG GTGCCAGAGTTTGATGGGAAAAATGTGTCATCAGTGATGGGTTTTGAGAGTAACCAGCTGCCAGCCAACGCTCCTATAGAAGACCGCCGAAGTGCAGCCACATGCCTGCAGACACGAGGAATGTTGCTGGGTGTGTTTGATGGCCACGCTGGCTGTGCCTGTGCACAG GCACTGAGTGAAAGGTTGTTTTACTACATAGCAGTGTCTCTGCTGCCCCACGACACACTGTGTGAGCTCGAGGCAGCGGTGGAGGCCGGCAGAGCCCTCAGTCCCATCCTGCAGTGGCACAAGCACCCCAACGACTATTTCAGCAGGGAGGCTCAGACACTCTACTTCAACAGCCTCCGAACCTACTGGCAAGAGTTAATAGATCTCACCAG GTAA